One Dioscorea cayenensis subsp. rotundata cultivar TDr96_F1 chromosome 15, TDr96_F1_v2_PseudoChromosome.rev07_lg8_w22 25.fasta, whole genome shotgun sequence genomic region harbors:
- the LOC120277252 gene encoding 5-methyltetrahydropteroyltriglutamate--homocysteine methyltransferase 2-like isoform X3: MASHIVGYPRIGPKRELKFALESFWDGKSSAKDLQKVAADLRSSIWKQMADAGIKYIPSNTFSYYDQVLDTTAMLGAVPMRYGWTGGEIGFDTYFSMARGNVSVPAMEMTKWFDTNYHFIVPELGPDTKFTYSSHKAVSEYKEAKALGIDTVPVLIGPVSYLLLSKPAKGVEKSFSLLSLLGKVLAVYKEVIAELKATGASWIQFDEPTLVLDLDSHQLQAFTEAYTELQSSMLGLNVLIESYFADVPAETYKTITSLNCISGFGFDFVRGTKTLDLIKSGFPSGKYLFAGVVDGRNIWANDLDSSLSTLKELEAIVGKDLLVVSTSCSLMHTAVDLINETKLDSEIKLWLAFAAQKVVEVNVLAKSLAGGMDEGDMLITNGFFVNSNAAQDSRKSSPRVTNEEVQKAAAALKGSDHRRATAVSARLNAQQKKLNLPILPTTTTGSFPQTLDLRRVRREYKANKISEDDYVDAIQEEINKVVKLQEELDIDVLVHGEPERNDMVEYFGEQLSGFAFTANGWVQSYGSRCVKPPIIYGDVSRPKAMTVFWSSMAQSMTSRPMKAMLTGPVTILNWSFVRNDQPRSETCYQIALAIKKEVADLEAAGIHIIQIDEAALREGLPLRKSEQAYYLDWAVRSFRITNCGVKDTTQIHTHMCYSNFNDIIHSIIDMDADVITLENSRSDEKLLSVFREGVKYCAGIGPGVYDIHSPRIPSTEEIVDRVNKMLAVLEADILWVNPDCGLKTRKYAEVKPALANMVSAAKLLRKQVASTNPVSRAWSAGRWRNSR; encoded by the exons ATGGCATCACATATTGTTGGGTATCCTCGCATAGGACCAAAAAGAGAGCTCAAATTTGCATTGGAATCTTTTTGGGATGGGAAGAGCAGTGCCAAGGACTTGCAGAAGGTTGCTGCAGATCTCCGGTCTTCCATTTGGAAGCAAATGGCAGACGCTGGGATCAAGTACATCCCCAGCAACACCTTCTCCTACTATGATCAAGTGCTTGACACAACAGCAATGCTTGGTGCTGTTCCCATGAGATATGGTTGGACTGGTGGAGAGATTGGATTTGACACTTACTTCTCTATGGCCAGAGGAAATGTCTCTGTGCCTGCTATGGAGATGACCAAGTGGTTTGATACCAATTA TCATTTCATTGTGCCTGAGTTGGGTCCTGACACCAAATTCACATACTCTTCCCACAAAGCGGTGTCTGAGTACAAAGAGGCAAAAGCG CTTGGAATTGATACAGTTCCAGTACTTATAGGACCTGtctcttatttgttgttgtCAAAACCTGCTAAAGGAGTAGAGAAAtccttctctcttctttctctgctGGGGAAAGTGCTGGCTGTTTATAA GGAAGTTATTGCCGAGTTGAAGGCAACTGGTGCATCCTGGATTCAGTTTGATGAACCAACCCTCGTGTTGGATCTTGACTCCCATCAGCTGCAGGCATTCACTGAAGCATATACAGAGCTGCAATCATCAATGTTGGGGTTAAATGTTCTTATTGAGAGTTACTTTGCAGATGTTCCTGCAGAGACATACAA GACCATCACTTCCTTGAATTGTATATCTGGTTTTGGCTTTGATTTTGTTCGTGGAACCAAGACCCTTGACCTGATTAAAAGTGGTTTTCCTTCTGGCAAGTATCTTTTTGCTGGAGTTGTTGATGGGAGGAATATTTGGGCCAATGATCTTGATTCCTCTCTCAGCACTCTCAAAGAACTTGAGGCTATTGTTGGCAAAG ACTTGCTTGTGGTTTCCACATCCTGCTCACTCATGCATACTGCTGTTGATCTGATAAATGAGACAAAGTTGGACAGTGAAATCAAATTGTGGTTGGCTTTTGCTGCCCAAAAAGTTGTGGAAGTCAATGTTCTGGCTAAGTCACTGGCTGGTGGCATGGATGAGGGAGATATGCTGATAACcaat GGTTTCTTTGTAAACAGTAATGCTGCTCAGGATTCAAGGAAGTCATCTCCTAGGGTTACCAATGAGGAAGTCCAGAAAGCT GCTGCTGCTTTAAAGGGCTCTGACCATCGGCGAGCTACTGCTGTTAGTGCCAGATTAAATGCACAACAAAAGAAACTAAACCTTCCAATTCTGCCTACCACTACTACTGGGTCTTTCCCTCAGACATTGGACCTCCGCAGAGTCCGACGTGAATATAAAGCAAACAA GATATCAGAAGATGACTATGTGGATGCCATCCAAGAAGAGATCAATAAAGTTGTCAAGCTACAGGAAGAACTTGATATTGATGTCCTTGTACATGGAGAGCCAGAG AGGAATGACATGGTTGAGTATTTTGGGGAGCAGCTCTCCGGCTTTGCATTCACAGCTAATGGTTGGGTCCAATCTTATGGGTCACGATGTGTTAAGCCGCCAATCATCTATGGTGATGTTAGCCGCCCCAAGGCCATGACGGTTTTCTGGTCCTCGATGGCTCAGAGTATGACTTCCCGCCCAATGAAGGCAATGTTGACTGGTCCAGTCACCATCCTCAACTGGTCTTTTGTCAGAAATGACCAACCAAG ATCTGAGACCTGTTATCAGATTGCTCTTGCAATCAAGAAAGAAGTGGCAGACTTGGAAGCTGCTGGTATTCAT ATTATCCAAATCGATGAGGCTGCTCTTCGGGAAGGCTTGCCTCTTCGTAAATCCGAGCAGGCTTACTACTTGGATTGGGCAGTCCGCTCCTTCAGAATCACCAACTGCGGCGTGAAAGATACAACTCag ATTCACACCCACATGTGCTACTCAAATTTCAACGACATCATCCACTCAATCATCGACATGGATGCGGATGTAATCACCCTTGAGAACTCCCGTTCTGATGAGAAGCTTTTATCAGTGTTCCGTGAGGGAGTCAAGTATTGTGCCGGTATTGGACCTGGTGTCTATGACATCCACTCACCAAGGATCCCATCCACGGAGGAAATTGTTGATCGCGTCAACAAAATGCTTGCCGTGCTCGAGGCTGACATTCTATGGGTCAACCCTGACTGTGGTCTTAAGACACGAAAGTATGCCGAGGTCAAGCCTGCCCTTGCCAACATGGTTTCTGCTGCCAAGCTCCTTCGCAAGCAGGTTGCCAGCACCAA CCCAGTTAGCAGGGCTTGGAGCGCTGGCAGATGGAGAAACAGCCGGTGA
- the LOC120277252 gene encoding 5-methyltetrahydropteroyltriglutamate--homocysteine methyltransferase 2-like isoform X2: protein MAFSFARFVTSSICQSSRLSVVSPCSLYCVFSRNMASHIVGYPRIGPKRELKFALESFWDGKSSAKDLQKVAADLRSSIWKQMADAGIKYIPSNTFSYYDQVLDTTAMLGAVPMRYGWTGGEIGFDTYFSMARGNVSVPAMEMTKWFDTNYHFIVPELGPDTKFTYSSHKAVSEYKEAKALGIDTVPVLIGPVSYLLLSKPAKGVEKSFSLLSLLGKVLAVYKEVIAELKATGASWIQFDEPTLVLDLDSHQLQAFTEAYTELQSSMLGLNVLIESYFADVPAETYKTITSLNCISGFGFDFVRGTKTLDLIKSGFPSGKYLFAGVVDGRNIWANDLDSSLSTLKELEAIVGKDLLVVSTSCSLMHTAVDLINETKLDSEIKLWLAFAAQKVVEVNVLAKSLAGGMDEGDMLITNGFFVNSNAAQDSRKSSPRVTNEEVQKAAAALKGSDHRRATAVSARLNAQQKKLNLPILPTTTTGSFPQTLDLRRVRREYKANKISEDDYVDAIQEEINKVVKLQEELDIDVLVHGEPERNDMVEYFGEQLSGFAFTANGWVQSYGSRCVKPPIIYGDVSRPKAMTVFWSSMAQSMTSRPMKAMLTGPVTILNWSFVRNDQPRSETCYQIALAIKKEVADLEAAGIHIIQIDEAALREGLPLRKSEQAYYLDWAVRSFRITNCGVKDTTQIHTHMCYSNFNDIIHSIIDMDADVITLENSRSDEKLLSVFREGVKYCAGIGPGVYDIHSPRIPSTEEIVDRVNKMLAVLEADILWVNPDCGLKTRKYAEVKPALANMVSAAKLLRKQVASTN from the exons ATGGCCTTCTCTTTCGCTCGCTTTGTCACCTCTTCCATTTGCCAAAGTTCTCGTCTTTCCGTTGTTTCGCCCTGCTCATTGTATTGCGTCTTTTCACG AAATATGGCATCACATATTGTTGGGTATCCTCGCATAGGACCAAAAAGAGAGCTCAAATTTGCATTGGAATCTTTTTGGGATGGGAAGAGCAGTGCCAAGGACTTGCAGAAGGTTGCTGCAGATCTCCGGTCTTCCATTTGGAAGCAAATGGCAGACGCTGGGATCAAGTACATCCCCAGCAACACCTTCTCCTACTATGATCAAGTGCTTGACACAACAGCAATGCTTGGTGCTGTTCCCATGAGATATGGTTGGACTGGTGGAGAGATTGGATTTGACACTTACTTCTCTATGGCCAGAGGAAATGTCTCTGTGCCTGCTATGGAGATGACCAAGTGGTTTGATACCAATTA TCATTTCATTGTGCCTGAGTTGGGTCCTGACACCAAATTCACATACTCTTCCCACAAAGCGGTGTCTGAGTACAAAGAGGCAAAAGCG CTTGGAATTGATACAGTTCCAGTACTTATAGGACCTGtctcttatttgttgttgtCAAAACCTGCTAAAGGAGTAGAGAAAtccttctctcttctttctctgctGGGGAAAGTGCTGGCTGTTTATAA GGAAGTTATTGCCGAGTTGAAGGCAACTGGTGCATCCTGGATTCAGTTTGATGAACCAACCCTCGTGTTGGATCTTGACTCCCATCAGCTGCAGGCATTCACTGAAGCATATACAGAGCTGCAATCATCAATGTTGGGGTTAAATGTTCTTATTGAGAGTTACTTTGCAGATGTTCCTGCAGAGACATACAA GACCATCACTTCCTTGAATTGTATATCTGGTTTTGGCTTTGATTTTGTTCGTGGAACCAAGACCCTTGACCTGATTAAAAGTGGTTTTCCTTCTGGCAAGTATCTTTTTGCTGGAGTTGTTGATGGGAGGAATATTTGGGCCAATGATCTTGATTCCTCTCTCAGCACTCTCAAAGAACTTGAGGCTATTGTTGGCAAAG ACTTGCTTGTGGTTTCCACATCCTGCTCACTCATGCATACTGCTGTTGATCTGATAAATGAGACAAAGTTGGACAGTGAAATCAAATTGTGGTTGGCTTTTGCTGCCCAAAAAGTTGTGGAAGTCAATGTTCTGGCTAAGTCACTGGCTGGTGGCATGGATGAGGGAGATATGCTGATAACcaat GGTTTCTTTGTAAACAGTAATGCTGCTCAGGATTCAAGGAAGTCATCTCCTAGGGTTACCAATGAGGAAGTCCAGAAAGCT GCTGCTGCTTTAAAGGGCTCTGACCATCGGCGAGCTACTGCTGTTAGTGCCAGATTAAATGCACAACAAAAGAAACTAAACCTTCCAATTCTGCCTACCACTACTACTGGGTCTTTCCCTCAGACATTGGACCTCCGCAGAGTCCGACGTGAATATAAAGCAAACAA GATATCAGAAGATGACTATGTGGATGCCATCCAAGAAGAGATCAATAAAGTTGTCAAGCTACAGGAAGAACTTGATATTGATGTCCTTGTACATGGAGAGCCAGAG AGGAATGACATGGTTGAGTATTTTGGGGAGCAGCTCTCCGGCTTTGCATTCACAGCTAATGGTTGGGTCCAATCTTATGGGTCACGATGTGTTAAGCCGCCAATCATCTATGGTGATGTTAGCCGCCCCAAGGCCATGACGGTTTTCTGGTCCTCGATGGCTCAGAGTATGACTTCCCGCCCAATGAAGGCAATGTTGACTGGTCCAGTCACCATCCTCAACTGGTCTTTTGTCAGAAATGACCAACCAAG ATCTGAGACCTGTTATCAGATTGCTCTTGCAATCAAGAAAGAAGTGGCAGACTTGGAAGCTGCTGGTATTCAT ATTATCCAAATCGATGAGGCTGCTCTTCGGGAAGGCTTGCCTCTTCGTAAATCCGAGCAGGCTTACTACTTGGATTGGGCAGTCCGCTCCTTCAGAATCACCAACTGCGGCGTGAAAGATACAACTCag ATTCACACCCACATGTGCTACTCAAATTTCAACGACATCATCCACTCAATCATCGACATGGATGCGGATGTAATCACCCTTGAGAACTCCCGTTCTGATGAGAAGCTTTTATCAGTGTTCCGTGAGGGAGTCAAGTATTGTGCCGGTATTGGACCTGGTGTCTATGACATCCACTCACCAAGGATCCCATCCACGGAGGAAATTGTTGATCGCGTCAACAAAATGCTTGCCGTGCTCGAGGCTGACATTCTATGGGTCAACCCTGACTGTGGTCTTAAGACACGAAAGTATGCCGAGGTCAAGCCTGCCCTTGCCAACATGGTTTCTGCTGCCAAGCTCCTTCGCAAGCAGGTTGCCAGCACCAA TTAG
- the LOC120276659 gene encoding blue copper protein 1a-like yields the protein MSYEHDLNHLLIAIVVSIVILPFLAKATDHQVGGDYGWGLDGNYKVWAQSQEFYVGDTLVFKYRMGDHNVMKVNESDYETCTAPPGAAALFSGDDVVELTTPGNKLVHLRDAGPLHRRQPEACHYCASKLTTIFLSSSSTKLFFLFLHSNV from the exons ATGTCTTATGAACATGATCTTAATCACCTACTAATCGCTATTGTTGTCAGTATTGTCATCCTTCCGTTCCTTGCCAAGGCAACTGATCATCAAGTCGGAGGAGATTACGGTTGGGGTTTGGACGGAAACTACAAAGTGTGGGCTCAAAGCCAAGAATTTTATGTCGGTGACACACTTG TCTTCAAATACCGGATGGGTGATCACAATGTGATGAAAGTGAATGAGAGTGACTATGAAACATGTACGGCGCCACCGGGCGCCGCCGCCTTGTTCTCCGGTGATGATGTGGTGGAGCTCACAACTCCGGGGAACAAACTGGTACATCTGCGGGATGCCGGGCCACTGCACCGCCGCCAACCAGAAGCTTGCCATTACTGTGCTTCCAAGCTCACCACCATCTTCCTTTCAAGCTCCTCCACCAAattattcttccttttcttgCATTCCAATGTATAG
- the LOC120277252 gene encoding 5-methyltetrahydropteroyltriglutamate--homocysteine methyltransferase 2-like isoform X1, translated as MAFSFARFVTSSICQSSRLSVVSPCSLYCVFSRNMASHIVGYPRIGPKRELKFALESFWDGKSSAKDLQKVAADLRSSIWKQMADAGIKYIPSNTFSYYDQVLDTTAMLGAVPMRYGWTGGEIGFDTYFSMARGNVSVPAMEMTKWFDTNYHFIVPELGPDTKFTYSSHKAVSEYKEAKALGIDTVPVLIGPVSYLLLSKPAKGVEKSFSLLSLLGKVLAVYKEVIAELKATGASWIQFDEPTLVLDLDSHQLQAFTEAYTELQSSMLGLNVLIESYFADVPAETYKTITSLNCISGFGFDFVRGTKTLDLIKSGFPSGKYLFAGVVDGRNIWANDLDSSLSTLKELEAIVGKDLLVVSTSCSLMHTAVDLINETKLDSEIKLWLAFAAQKVVEVNVLAKSLAGGMDEGDMLITNGFFVNSNAAQDSRKSSPRVTNEEVQKAAAALKGSDHRRATAVSARLNAQQKKLNLPILPTTTTGSFPQTLDLRRVRREYKANKISEDDYVDAIQEEINKVVKLQEELDIDVLVHGEPERNDMVEYFGEQLSGFAFTANGWVQSYGSRCVKPPIIYGDVSRPKAMTVFWSSMAQSMTSRPMKAMLTGPVTILNWSFVRNDQPRSETCYQIALAIKKEVADLEAAGIHIIQIDEAALREGLPLRKSEQAYYLDWAVRSFRITNCGVKDTTQIHTHMCYSNFNDIIHSIIDMDADVITLENSRSDEKLLSVFREGVKYCAGIGPGVYDIHSPRIPSTEEIVDRVNKMLAVLEADILWVNPDCGLKTRKYAEVKPALANMVSAAKLLRKQVASTNPVSRAWSAGRWRNSR; from the exons ATGGCCTTCTCTTTCGCTCGCTTTGTCACCTCTTCCATTTGCCAAAGTTCTCGTCTTTCCGTTGTTTCGCCCTGCTCATTGTATTGCGTCTTTTCACG AAATATGGCATCACATATTGTTGGGTATCCTCGCATAGGACCAAAAAGAGAGCTCAAATTTGCATTGGAATCTTTTTGGGATGGGAAGAGCAGTGCCAAGGACTTGCAGAAGGTTGCTGCAGATCTCCGGTCTTCCATTTGGAAGCAAATGGCAGACGCTGGGATCAAGTACATCCCCAGCAACACCTTCTCCTACTATGATCAAGTGCTTGACACAACAGCAATGCTTGGTGCTGTTCCCATGAGATATGGTTGGACTGGTGGAGAGATTGGATTTGACACTTACTTCTCTATGGCCAGAGGAAATGTCTCTGTGCCTGCTATGGAGATGACCAAGTGGTTTGATACCAATTA TCATTTCATTGTGCCTGAGTTGGGTCCTGACACCAAATTCACATACTCTTCCCACAAAGCGGTGTCTGAGTACAAAGAGGCAAAAGCG CTTGGAATTGATACAGTTCCAGTACTTATAGGACCTGtctcttatttgttgttgtCAAAACCTGCTAAAGGAGTAGAGAAAtccttctctcttctttctctgctGGGGAAAGTGCTGGCTGTTTATAA GGAAGTTATTGCCGAGTTGAAGGCAACTGGTGCATCCTGGATTCAGTTTGATGAACCAACCCTCGTGTTGGATCTTGACTCCCATCAGCTGCAGGCATTCACTGAAGCATATACAGAGCTGCAATCATCAATGTTGGGGTTAAATGTTCTTATTGAGAGTTACTTTGCAGATGTTCCTGCAGAGACATACAA GACCATCACTTCCTTGAATTGTATATCTGGTTTTGGCTTTGATTTTGTTCGTGGAACCAAGACCCTTGACCTGATTAAAAGTGGTTTTCCTTCTGGCAAGTATCTTTTTGCTGGAGTTGTTGATGGGAGGAATATTTGGGCCAATGATCTTGATTCCTCTCTCAGCACTCTCAAAGAACTTGAGGCTATTGTTGGCAAAG ACTTGCTTGTGGTTTCCACATCCTGCTCACTCATGCATACTGCTGTTGATCTGATAAATGAGACAAAGTTGGACAGTGAAATCAAATTGTGGTTGGCTTTTGCTGCCCAAAAAGTTGTGGAAGTCAATGTTCTGGCTAAGTCACTGGCTGGTGGCATGGATGAGGGAGATATGCTGATAACcaat GGTTTCTTTGTAAACAGTAATGCTGCTCAGGATTCAAGGAAGTCATCTCCTAGGGTTACCAATGAGGAAGTCCAGAAAGCT GCTGCTGCTTTAAAGGGCTCTGACCATCGGCGAGCTACTGCTGTTAGTGCCAGATTAAATGCACAACAAAAGAAACTAAACCTTCCAATTCTGCCTACCACTACTACTGGGTCTTTCCCTCAGACATTGGACCTCCGCAGAGTCCGACGTGAATATAAAGCAAACAA GATATCAGAAGATGACTATGTGGATGCCATCCAAGAAGAGATCAATAAAGTTGTCAAGCTACAGGAAGAACTTGATATTGATGTCCTTGTACATGGAGAGCCAGAG AGGAATGACATGGTTGAGTATTTTGGGGAGCAGCTCTCCGGCTTTGCATTCACAGCTAATGGTTGGGTCCAATCTTATGGGTCACGATGTGTTAAGCCGCCAATCATCTATGGTGATGTTAGCCGCCCCAAGGCCATGACGGTTTTCTGGTCCTCGATGGCTCAGAGTATGACTTCCCGCCCAATGAAGGCAATGTTGACTGGTCCAGTCACCATCCTCAACTGGTCTTTTGTCAGAAATGACCAACCAAG ATCTGAGACCTGTTATCAGATTGCTCTTGCAATCAAGAAAGAAGTGGCAGACTTGGAAGCTGCTGGTATTCAT ATTATCCAAATCGATGAGGCTGCTCTTCGGGAAGGCTTGCCTCTTCGTAAATCCGAGCAGGCTTACTACTTGGATTGGGCAGTCCGCTCCTTCAGAATCACCAACTGCGGCGTGAAAGATACAACTCag ATTCACACCCACATGTGCTACTCAAATTTCAACGACATCATCCACTCAATCATCGACATGGATGCGGATGTAATCACCCTTGAGAACTCCCGTTCTGATGAGAAGCTTTTATCAGTGTTCCGTGAGGGAGTCAAGTATTGTGCCGGTATTGGACCTGGTGTCTATGACATCCACTCACCAAGGATCCCATCCACGGAGGAAATTGTTGATCGCGTCAACAAAATGCTTGCCGTGCTCGAGGCTGACATTCTATGGGTCAACCCTGACTGTGGTCTTAAGACACGAAAGTATGCCGAGGTCAAGCCTGCCCTTGCCAACATGGTTTCTGCTGCCAAGCTCCTTCGCAAGCAGGTTGCCAGCACCAA CCCAGTTAGCAGGGCTTGGAGCGCTGGCAGATGGAGAAACAGCCGGTGA
- the LOC120276876 gene encoding 39S ribosomal protein L47, mitochondrial has product MFVTRLFGRTLCTAAKTEASTSAAAAASATVKTARNPLEEFFEVDRSGDEEKPIVYGRGWKASELRLKSWDDLQKLWYVLLKEKNMLMTQRQMLQAENLRFPNPERIPKVRKSMCRIKHVLTERAIAEPDPRRSAEMKRMINAL; this is encoded by the exons ATGTTTGTGACACGGCTTTTTGGACGAACTTTGTGCACAGCAGCAAAAACAGAGGCTTCTacttctgctgctgctgctgcttctgCTACAGTGAAGACAGCTCGCAATCCTCTTGAAGAGTTCTTTGAGGTGGATAGGAGCGGAGATGAAGAAAAGCCCATTGTATATG GCCGCGGTTGGAAGGCTTCTGAGTTGCGTCTAAAATCCTGGGATGACCTTCAGAAGCTGTGGTATGTTCTACTGAAGGAAAAGAACATGCTCATGACACAGAGGCAGATGCTCCAGGCTGAGAACCTGCGCTTTCCAAATCCAGAACGGATTCCTAAG GTGCGGAAATCAATGTGCCGAATCAAGCACGTATTAACCGAGCGAGCGATTGCAGAACCGGATCCAAGAAGGTCAGCAGaaatgaagaggatgatcaatGCTCTATGA
- the LOC120277306 gene encoding 5-methyltetrahydropteroyltriglutamate--homocysteine methyltransferase 2, whose translation MASHIVGYPRMGPKRELKFALESFWDGKSSAEDLQKVAADLRSSIWKQMANAGIKYIPSNTFSYYDQVLDTTAMLGAVPTRYGWTGGEIGFDTYFSMARGNASLPAMEMTKWFDTNYHFIVPELGPDTKFSYSSHKAVSEYKEAKALGINTVPVLIGPVSYLLLSKPAKGVEKSFALLSLLGKVLAVYKEVIAELKAAGASWIQFDEPTLVMDLDSHQLQAFTEAYSELESSFSGLNVLIETYFADVPAEAYKTIIALKGICGFGFDLVRGTKTLDLIKSKGFPSGKFLFAGVVDGRNIWANDLASSLSTLESLESVVGKDKLVVSTSCSLMHTAVDLVNETKLDDEIKSWLAFAAQKIVEVNALARALAGHKDQAFFQSNASAQASRKSSPRVTNQEVQKAAAGLKGSDHRRATNVSARLDAQQKKLNLPVLPTTTIGSFPQTMDVRRVRREYKAKKISEEEYVNAMKAEISKVVKLQEELDIDVLVHGEPERNDMVEYFGEQLSGFAFTVNGWVQSYGSRCVKPPIIFGDVSRPKAMTVFWSSMAQSMTSRPMKGMLTGPVTILNWSFVRNDQPRYETCYQIALAIKTEVEDLEAAGIQVIQIDEAALREGLPLHKSEQAFYLDWAVHSFRITNCGVKDTTQIHTHMCYSHFNDIIHSIIDMDADVITIENSRSDEKLLSVFREGVKYGAGIGPGVYDIHSPRIPSTEEIADRINKMLAVLETNILWVNPDCGLKTRKYPEVKPALTNMVSAAKILRKQLASAK comes from the exons ATGGCATCACACATTGTTGGATATCCTCGTATGGGGCCCAAGAGGGAACTCAAGTTTGCTCTGGAATCCTTTTGGGATGGGAAGAGCAGTGCTGAAGATCTGCAGAAGGTTGCTGCAGATCTCAGGTCTTCCATTTGGAAGCAAATGGCTAATGCTGGGATCAAATACATTCCTAGCAACACTTTTTCATACTATGATCAAGTGCTTGACACAACAGCAATGCTCGGTGCTGTTCCCACTAGATATGGATGGACTGGTGGTGAAATTGGATTTGATACCTATTTCTCTATGGCCAGAGGAAATGCTTCATTGCCTGCTATGGAGATGACCAAGTGGTTTGACACCAACTA CCATTTCATTGTCCCTGAACTGGGTCCAGACACAAAGTTCTCCTACTCTTCCCATAAGGCAGTGTCAGAGTACAAAGAGGCAAAAGCG CTTGGCATCAATACAGTTCCTGTGCTCATTGGGCCTGTGTCGTACTTGTTGCTCTCAAAACCTGCTAAAGGAGTAGAAAAGTCATTTGCTCTTCTCTCACTGCTGGGAAAAGTTTTGGCAGTTTACAA GGAAGTTATTGCTGAGTTGAAGGCTGCCGGTGCCTCATGGATTCAATTTGATGAGCCTACTCTTGTGATGGATCTTGACTCTCACCAACTTCAGGCATTTACAGAGGCGTACTCTGAATTAGAATCATCATTTTCTGGTCTGAATGTTCTTATTGAGACCTACTTTGCTGATGTTCCTGCAGAGGCATACAA GACAATCATTGCCTTGAAGGGCATCTGTGGTTTTGGTTTTGATCTTGTACGTGGGACTAAGACCCTCGACTTGATCAAAAGTAAGGGCTTCCCTTCTGGCAAGTTTCTTTTCGCTGGAGTTGTTGATGGGAGGAACATTTGGGCCAATGATCTTGCTTCCTCTCTCAGCACTCTTGAGTCCCTTGAGTCTGTTGTAGGAAAAG ACAAGCTTGTGGTCTCAACCTCCTGCTCACTTATGCACACTGCTGTTGATCTGGTAAATGAAACAAAGTTGGATGATGAAATTAAATCATGGTTGGCTTTTGCCGCTCAGAAAATTGTTGAAGTGAATGCACTGGCCAGGGCATTGGCTGGTCACAAGGATCAG GCTTTCTTCCAAAGCAATGCTTCTGCTCAGGCTTCAAGAAAGTCATCCCCTAGAGTTACTAACCAGGAGGTTCAGAAAGCT GCTGCTGGTTTGAAGGGCTCTGATCATCGCCGGGCTACTAATGTTAGTGCCAGATTAGATGCACAACAAAAGAAGCTGAACCTCCCAGTTCTTCCTACAACCACCATTGGTTCATTCCCACAGACAATGGATGTCAGGAGAGTGCGCCGTGAATACAAGGCCAAGAA GATCTCTGAAGAGGAGTATGTGAATGCCATGAAGGCAGAAATCAGCAAAGTTGTCAAGCTGCAGGAAGAACTTGATATTGATGTCCTGGTTCATGGAGAGCCTGAG AGGAATGACATGGTTGAGTACTTTGGGGAACAACTCTCTGGCTTTGCATTCACAGTTAATGGTTGGGTGCAATCATATGGATCACGGTGTGTTAAGCCACCAATCATCTTTGGTGATGTTAGCCGTCCGAAAGCCATGACTGTGTTCTGGTCTTCAATGGCCCAGAGTATGACTTCCCGCCCAATGAAGGGAATGCTGACTGGTCCGGTCACCATTCTCAACTGGTCTTTCGTCAGAAATGACCAGCCGAG ATATGAGACATGCTATCAAATTGCTCTCGCAATCAAGACCGAAGTCGAAGATTTGGAAGCTGCAGGCATCCAG GTTATCCAAATCGATGAAGCAGCTCTCCGAGAAGGCTTGCCGCTTCACAAGTCAGAGCAAGCTTTCTACTTGGATTGGGCTGTTCATTCCTTCAGGATCACCAACTGCGGTGTTAAGGACACTACTCAG ATTCACACTCACATGTGCTACTCCCACTTCAACGATATCATTCACTCGATCATCGACATGGACGCTGATGTGATTACTATTGAGAATTCCCGCTCCGATGAGAAACTTCTCTCTGTGTTCCGTGAGGGAGTGAAGTATGGTGCTGGCATTGGACCTGGCGTTTACGACATTCATTCTCCGAGAATTCCATCCACAGAAGAGATCGCTGACCGTATAAACAAAATGCTCGCTGTGCTAGAGACAAACATTCTGTGGGTCAATCCCGATTGCGGTCTGAAGACCCGAAAGTATCCTGAAGTGAAACCTGCTCTCACTAACATGGTTTCTGCAGCGAAAATTCTTCGCAAGCAGCTTGCTAGTGCTAAATGA